In the genome of Nevskiales bacterium, the window GTGGATGAAGCTGGAGGCCTCGGCATAGCCCAGGCGCTCGGCCACTTCCTCCACCGACAGGCGCGTACCGGCGAGCATTTCCTCGGCCAGCGCCGCGCGCACCTCGTCCACCAGCGCGCGGTAGGACGTGCCTTCCTCGTCCAGCCGGCGGCGCAGCGTGCGCGAGGTCATGTGCAGCTCGGCGGCGATCGTTTCCATGTCCGCCATCATTCCCGGCTGGCGCAGCAGCCGGTCGCGCACGCGGCCGGCGATACCGCTGCGCGCGCGGCGTCGCGCCAGGAGTTGCTGGCACTGCTGCTCGCACAGCTGCGCGGTCAGCGGGTTGGCTTGCGGCAGCGGGCGGTCGAGCCGCGCGGCGTCCAGCACCGCGACGTTGCGCGGAGCGCCGAAGCGCGGCTGCACGCCGAACAGCGCGGTGAACTGCGCCGCATAGGGGGGCGCCGGGAAACGGCATTCCAGCCGGCGCAGCGGCATCGGCGCGGAGAACAGCTCGCGCTGGATGGTCTGCATCGCAGCCAGATCGCGCTCGACCAGGAACTGGCGCAGCGCTTCGGGAATGTCGCCGTCGTCGAGTATCAGCCGCGCCTCGTCCCGATCCGTTTCCATATGGATATGGCAATAGGAGAAGGCCAGGTCGAAGTAGCGCAGGCCCAGGCTGAAGGCCGCGCGCAGCGTCGGGCTGCTGATCAGCGCGAAGCCCCAGATGCCGTAGGTAGTCAGGTGATAGAGCTGGCCCAGTTCCAGCGCCTGGCCGGGCTGCAGGCGCGGCGCCACGTTGTGCAGCAGGCGCAGTTCCTGCCGCGCCTCGATCTCGCCCTGGGGATCGGCGAGGCTTTCGGGCGCGATGCCGGTGCCGGCCAGGCAGTCGCGCAGCGGGATACCCTGGCGCGCGGCGAACTGCGTCAGCAGCACTGCGCTGCTGACGCTGCGGCGCAGCTGCCAGTCCGGCTTGAGGCGGGCCTGCTTCATTGTGTCCGAAAATATCAATAAACTGTCCGGGCGCGCCATCCACCGGCGACGAGACCCGCACTAGCATGAGCACCGGAACAGAACACCCGGGGAGCCCGGCGGCATGAACTTGGCGGCAGCCCGCACACCCAGCATCGCCATCATCGGCAGCGGCTTCGGCGGCCTCGGCATGGGCTATTACCTGAAGCGGGCCGGCATCGAGTCCTTCACGATATTCGAGAAGGCCGACGACGTCGGCGGCGTGTGGCGCGAGAACACCTACCCCGGTGCGGCCTGCGACGTGCCCTCGCACCTGTACTCGTTCTCCTTCGAGCCGCATTACCCCTGGAGCTGCCGCTACGGCCACCAGCCGGAGATCCTCGCCTACCAGCGGCATGTGGCGCGCAAGCATGACCTGCTGCGCCACATCCGTTTCGGCCGCGAGGTGACGGGCGCGGATTTCGACGCCGCGCGCGGGCTGTGGGTCATCCGCTTCGCGAACGGCGGCACGCACGAAGCCCAGGTGCTGGTCACCGCCGTGGGCCAGCTGCACCGCCCACAGATCCCGGACATCCCGGGGCGCGAGCGTTTCCTCGGCCGCGCCTTCCATTCCGCGCGCTGGGACCACAGCTACGACTTCAACGGCAAGACCGTAGCGGTGATCGGCACCGGCGCGTCGGCAGTGCAGTTCGTGCCGGAGATCGCCAAGCAGGTACGGCAACTGCACGTCTTCCAGCGCTCGCCCGGCTGGTGCATCCCGAAATTCGACAAGCCCTTCGCCGGCTGGCAGCGCAAGCTGCTGGACTGGCTGCCATTCATCCACGACCTCGACCGCTGGCGCATCTTCTGGCTGATCGAGTTCCTGGCCTCGGCCATGATCGACAGCCGCATCTTCAAGCGCCTGGCTGAGTTCTACCTCAAGACCGCCGCCAGGATCCTGCTGTGGTGGCAGGTGAAGGATCCCGAACTGCGCAGGAAACTCACGCCGGATTTCCCGGTCGGCTGCAAACGCACGCTGCTGTCCAACGACTGGCTGCCGGCGCTGGCGCGGCCGAATGTCGAGGTCGTCACCGAGCGCATCCGCGAGATCACACCGACCGGTGTCGTCACCGCCGACGGTCGCGAACGCAAGGTGGACGCCATCGTCTGGGGCACGGGCTTTGCCGCCACCGAGTTCCTGGCGCCGATGGAGTTGCACGGCCTGAACGGGCAGTCGCTGCGCGAGCGCTGGCGGAAGGGCGCCGAGGCCTATCTCGGCGTGGCGGTGTCGGGTTTCCCCAACCTGTTCATCCTGTACGGACCCAATACCAACTGCGGCGCCTGCTCGATCATCTACATGCTGGAGCGGCAGGCGCGCTACATCGTGAAGTGCGTGCAGGCGCTACAGACACAGGGCCTGCACTATCTGGACGTGCGGCCGGAAGCACAGGCGGCCTTCAACGACGAGCTGCACCGCCGCAACAAACGCACGGCTTATGAATCGGGCTGCCACAGCTGGTACATCAATGCGGAAGGCCGCAACACCAACAACTGGGTCGGCCACACCAGCGAGTACGGGCGCCTCCTGCGGCGGCTGAAGCTGGACGACTACCGGCAGGTGCCGGCCGGCGCGGCGACCTGAGCATGCAGACCCTGCTGCGCGCGCTGCTGTTCTGGAGCATCCGCCTGCTGCTCAAGCCGGTGTTCTCCGGCTGGATGCCGATCGGCATCCAGCGCTTCTGGACCCGCGTCATGACCGCCAGCAGCCTGCCGCCGCGCGGCACGCGCATCGAACGGCTTGACCTGGGCGGGGTGGCGGCCGAGTGCCTGAGTGTGCCGCAGTCCGGCGCGCGCACGCTGCTGTACCTGCACGGCGGCGGCTATTGCGTCGGCTCGCCGCGCACCCACCGCGGCCTGGCCGCGCATCTCGCACGCGCCTGCGGCGCCACCGCCTATGTGCCCGACTACCGGCTGGCGCCGGAGCACCCCCACCCGGCGGCGCTGGAGGATGCGCT includes:
- a CDS encoding AraC family transcriptional regulator — its product is MKQARLKPDWQLRRSVSSAVLLTQFAARQGIPLRDCLAGTGIAPESLADPQGEIEARQELRLLHNVAPRLQPGQALELGQLYHLTTYGIWGFALISSPTLRAAFSLGLRYFDLAFSYCHIHMETDRDEARLILDDGDIPEALRQFLVERDLAAMQTIQRELFSAPMPLRRLECRFPAPPYAAQFTALFGVQPRFGAPRNVAVLDAARLDRPLPQANPLTAQLCEQQCQQLLARRRARSGIAGRVRDRLLRQPGMMADMETIAAELHMTSRTLRRRLDEEGTSYRALVDEVRAALAEEMLAGTRLSVEEVAERLGYAEASSFIH
- a CDS encoding NAD(P)/FAD-dependent oxidoreductase; this encodes MNLAAARTPSIAIIGSGFGGLGMGYYLKRAGIESFTIFEKADDVGGVWRENTYPGAACDVPSHLYSFSFEPHYPWSCRYGHQPEILAYQRHVARKHDLLRHIRFGREVTGADFDAARGLWVIRFANGGTHEAQVLVTAVGQLHRPQIPDIPGRERFLGRAFHSARWDHSYDFNGKTVAVIGTGASAVQFVPEIAKQVRQLHVFQRSPGWCIPKFDKPFAGWQRKLLDWLPFIHDLDRWRIFWLIEFLASAMIDSRIFKRLAEFYLKTAARILLWWQVKDPELRRKLTPDFPVGCKRTLLSNDWLPALARPNVEVVTERIREITPTGVVTADGRERKVDAIVWGTGFAATEFLAPMELHGLNGQSLRERWRKGAEAYLGVAVSGFPNLFILYGPNTNCGACSIIYMLERQARYIVKCVQALQTQGLHYLDVRPEAQAAFNDELHRRNKRTAYESGCHSWYINAEGRNTNNWVGHTSEYGRLLRRLKLDDYRQVPAGAAT